The following coding sequences are from one Mytilus trossulus isolate FHL-02 chromosome 8, PNRI_Mtr1.1.1.hap1, whole genome shotgun sequence window:
- the LOC134680674 gene encoding uncharacterized protein LOC134680674, producing MKKAIDSMGGVTGCQAAHVEINSTIDEESNKKKTTWKGITKISNINIRENQIVAWKSFEIGQGNIYTEEDLKKICPSPPSSLGLIVHETFILPSKEEGMISRKKKQ from the exons ATGAAAAAGGCAATTGACTCAATGGGAGGAGTAACTGGATGTCAAGCTGCCCATGTGGAAATAAACAGTACCATCGATGAAGAAAGCAACAAAAAGAAAACCACATGGAAAGGAATAACAAAAATTTCCAATATTAATATAAG GGAAAACCAAATTGTTGCTTGGAAATCGTTTGAAATTGGACAGGGGAATATTTATACAGAAGAAGATCTTAAGAAAATATGTCCATCTCCTCCGTCATCTCTTGGACTCATTGTTCATGAAACCTTCATTTTACCATCTAAAGAAGAAGGAATGATATCCAGAAAGAAAAAACAGTAG